Proteins encoded by one window of Cystobacter ferrugineus:
- a CDS encoding chemotaxis protein CheB, with translation MSGGKEPIRVLVVDDSPTMADAVSALLTDDPRIEVVGRANTGSRAVTLARLLRPDVITMDLLMPDLDGPAAIAAIMAEAPARVLVVSAVADQRNLEVCFQAMSAGALELIGKPSVISGEELRRWGRQLAESVCLMAEVPVISRRLRVSSPPPPVSGARVDIMGIAASTGGPPALSEVLSRLPPDLPVPIVIAQLITEGFTPGMVRWLSQVTSLKVVIAREGERVEAGKVYFPADGHDLTIEGNGVVRMTRTRGGPCPSGDLLLSSLARTYGSRAGGGVLTGMGEDGARGLLDIRKAGGVTFAQDEATCVVFGMPRVALELKAADRGVPLSSIPDIIRMSCRRGPMPNRPPGPEGVV, from the coding sequence ATGAGTGGTGGGAAGGAGCCCATCCGTGTGCTCGTGGTGGATGACTCGCCCACCATGGCGGACGCCGTCAGCGCCCTGCTGACGGATGATCCGCGCATCGAGGTGGTGGGTCGCGCCAACACGGGAAGCCGGGCGGTGACGCTGGCGCGCCTGTTGCGCCCGGACGTCATCACCATGGACCTGCTCATGCCGGACCTGGATGGACCGGCGGCCATCGCGGCGATCATGGCCGAGGCGCCCGCGCGCGTCCTGGTGGTGAGCGCCGTGGCGGACCAGCGCAACCTGGAGGTGTGCTTCCAGGCGATGAGCGCGGGGGCCCTGGAGCTCATCGGCAAGCCGAGCGTCATCAGCGGCGAGGAGCTGCGGCGCTGGGGCCGGCAACTGGCCGAGTCGGTGTGTCTGATGGCGGAGGTGCCCGTCATCTCCCGGCGCCTGCGCGTCTCCAGCCCGCCGCCGCCCGTGTCGGGCGCCCGGGTGGACATCATGGGCATCGCCGCCTCCACCGGCGGGCCGCCGGCCCTGTCCGAGGTGCTCTCGCGTCTGCCTCCGGATCTGCCCGTGCCCATCGTCATCGCCCAGCTCATCACCGAGGGCTTCACCCCCGGCATGGTGCGCTGGCTCTCCCAGGTGACCTCGCTCAAGGTGGTCATCGCCCGGGAGGGGGAGCGCGTGGAGGCGGGCAAGGTGTACTTCCCGGCGGATGGTCACGATCTGACCATCGAGGGCAACGGCGTGGTGCGCATGACGCGCACGCGTGGCGGGCCCTGCCCCTCGGGAGATCTGCTGTTGTCCTCGCTGGCGCGCACCTATGGCAGCCGCGCGGGTGGAGGTGTCCTCACCGGCATGGGAGAGGACGGCGCCCGCGGGTTGCTGGACATCCGCAAGGCGGGAGGCGTCACCTTCGCCCAGGACGAGGCCACGTGCGTCGTCTTCGGCATGCCCCGGGTGGCGCTGGAGCTGAAAGCGGCGGACCGGGGCGTTCCCCTGTCCTCCATTCCCGACATCATCCGCATGAGCTGCCGCCGCGGTCCCATGCCCAACCGCCCTCCCGGTCCGGAGGGCGTGGTTTGA